A genomic window from Pelagicoccus albus includes:
- a CDS encoding urease accessory protein UreE, which produces MQLITNHLHGVPASKTLIQLPIDRRKLAKRRFRATAVDGAEFGFDLPHPLKHGTAFHETEDSVYLIEQEPEPVLKIPFSEGETGALYGWMVGNMHFPASFEKGYVIAEDDPAVRQLLERANVDFEEATQVFQPAVVASGHHHH; this is translated from the coding sequence ATGCAGCTTATCACAAATCACCTCCACGGAGTACCTGCATCCAAAACGTTAATACAACTTCCAATCGATCGGCGAAAACTCGCGAAACGACGTTTTCGCGCCACCGCAGTTGATGGAGCCGAGTTTGGATTCGACCTACCCCATCCCCTAAAACACGGGACCGCTTTTCACGAGACCGAAGATTCTGTTTACCTCATTGAGCAAGAGCCCGAGCCCGTTCTCAAAATCCCTTTTTCCGAAGGAGAAACGGGAGCCTTATACGGTTGGATGGTCGGAAATATGCACTTTCCTGCGTCATTCGAAAAGGGATACGTAATAGCAGAGGACGATCCGGCTGTTCGCCAGCTCCTTGAACGAGCAAACGTCGATTTCGAGGAAGCAACCCAAGTATTTCAGCCAGCCGTTGTGGCCAGCGGACATCATCACCACTAA
- a CDS encoding urease accessory protein UreF — MLQTTDPLFPIGSYAHSYGMEELCADGEISNREDLQTFLHTVVALNLQEFELPYLRFAYEAAKRQDYDLICDLDEEIGASKPSKELRQASLSQGQQRLRLISKLRPSPRFEELAKLKREKRIVPQHLIIFATENVDLNTPLPAALAAWAYQAMAAPCAASLKLIRIGQEGAQTALTNALERLEPIIEHSLGIDREFAGAFLPYLDIASQRHEKAYSRLFIS, encoded by the coding sequence ATGCTGCAGACTACGGATCCGCTTTTTCCAATCGGATCCTATGCCCACTCCTACGGAATGGAGGAGCTGTGTGCGGACGGCGAAATCTCGAATCGTGAAGATCTGCAGACTTTTCTCCACACCGTAGTTGCTCTAAACTTACAAGAGTTCGAGTTGCCGTACCTGAGATTTGCCTACGAAGCGGCAAAACGTCAGGACTATGACCTGATCTGCGATTTGGACGAAGAGATCGGGGCTTCGAAACCGAGTAAGGAACTTCGCCAGGCTAGTCTTTCTCAAGGGCAACAACGCCTCCGACTTATCTCCAAGCTTCGTCCCTCGCCCCGTTTCGAAGAACTTGCGAAACTAAAGCGTGAGAAGCGAATCGTTCCACAACACCTTATCATTTTCGCTACCGAGAATGTGGATCTGAATACGCCCCTTCCCGCAGCACTCGCAGCATGGGCCTACCAAGCCATGGCAGCACCGTGCGCCGCTTCCCTCAAGCTGATACGTATCGGGCAAGAAGGGGCTCAAACCGCCCTGACAAACGCTCTTGAACGCCTGGAACCGATTATCGAACATTCTCTCGGTATTGACCGGGAGTTTGCAGGAGCATTCCTTCCCTATCTTGATATCGCCTCACAGAGGCACGAAAAAGCTTATTCAAGGTTATTTATCTCCTGA